A genome region from Tenrec ecaudatus isolate mTenEca1 chromosome 13, mTenEca1.hap1, whole genome shotgun sequence includes the following:
- the TMEM185B gene encoding transmembrane protein 185B, whose protein sequence is MNPRGLFQDFNPSKFLIYACLLLFSVLLPLRLDGVIQWSYWAVFAPIWLWKVMVIVGASVGAGVWARNPRYRTEGEACVEFKAMLISVGIHLLLLLFEVLVCDRVERGTYFWLLVFMPLFFVSPVSVAACVWGFRHDRSLELEILCSVNILQFIFLALRLDRIIQWPWLVVVVPLWILMSFLCLVVLYYIAWSLLFLRSLAVVGEQRRTHLTMAVSWITIVVPLLTFEVLLVHRMDGHNAFSYMSIFVPLWLSLGTLMVTTFRRKGGNHWWFGIRRDFCQFLLEIFPCLREYGNISYDLHHEDSEDAEETALPEAPKIAPVFGKKARVVITQSPAKCAPPPPKLNIDMPD, encoded by the coding sequence ATGAACCCCAGGGGCCTCTTCCAGGACTTCAACCCGAGTAAGTTCCTCATCTACGCGTGCCTGCTGCTCTTCTCCGTGCTGCTCCCCCTCCGCCTGGACGGGGTGATCCAGTGGAGCTACTGGGCCGTCTTCGCGCCCATCTGGCTGTGGAAGGTCATGGTCATCGTGGGCGCCTCTGTGGGCGCGGGCGTGTGGGCCCGGAACCCACGCTACCGCACGGAGGGGGAGGCCTGCGTGGAGTTCAAAGCCATGTTGATCTCCGTGGGCATCCACCTGCTGCTGCTCTTGTTCGAAGTCCTGGTGTGTGACAGGGTGGAGAGAGGGACCTACTTCTGGCTGCTGGTCTTCATGCCGCTCTTCTTCGTGTCGCCGGTGTCCGTGGCCGCCTGTGTCTGGGGCTTCCGACACGACCGCTCCCTGGAGCTGGAGATCCTGTGCTCTGTCAACATCCTGCAGTTTATCTTCCTCGCCCTGCGGCTGGACAGGATTATCCAGTGGCCCTGGCTGGTGGTGGTCGTGCCTCTGTGGATCCTCATGTCCTTCCTCTGCCTGGTCGTTCTCTATTACATCGCCTGGTCGCTTTTGTTCCTTCGGTCCCTGGCTGTGGTCGGGGAGCAGCGGAGAACCCACTTGACCATGGCCGTGAGCTGGATAACCATCGTGGTGCCCCTGCTCACCTTTGAGGTCCTGCTGGTTCACCGAATGGACGGTCACAATGCCTTCTCTTACATGTCCATATTTGTTCCCCTTTGGCTTTCCCTAGGGACGTTAATGGTCACGACATTTAGGCGCAAAGGGGGCAATCATTGGTGGTTTGGTATTCGCAGGGATTTCTGCCAGTTTCTTCTGGAAATTTTCCCGTGTTTGAGAGAATACGGGAACATTTCGTACGACCTGCATCACGAAGATAGTGAAGATGCTGAAGAAACGGCGCTTCCCGAAGCCCCCAAAATTGCCCCCGTGTTCGGAAAGAAGGCCAGGGTCGTTATAACCCAGAGCCCTGCAAAATGTGCGCCCCCACCTCCCAAGTTAAATATTGACATGCCAGACTAA